The following DNA comes from Methanomassiliicoccales archaeon LGM-DZ1.
TACACTTTAATGGTAAATAATATAGATTGATGGTTATATTCAAATAAGCATAAAGTATAACCGCCGCACATGAAATTCCCGCCTGCATCCGATATCAGGAGAATGAGGAAGGCGATGGATGTTACCCAGACGGAGCTCGCAAAACAGTCCGGCGTCTCGCAGAGCACTATCGCCAAGATCGAGAGGGGCCGCATATCGGCCAGCTATGACACCGTGGTCAAGCTCTTCGAGACCCTTGACGACATGGCCAAGGGCGGCAAGCACGACATCACCGCGGCCGACGTGGCCTCCAAGGACATCGTCAGCGTCCAGAGCACCGACAGGGTGCGCGTGGCCTCCGAGCTGATGAGGACCACCGGGTTCTCCCAGCTCCCGGTCCTGAAGGGGGACACCCCCGTCGGCAGCATCTCCGAGAAGAGCATCTTCGAGAAGATCCGCGCCGGGAAGACCATGGAGGAGCTCAAGGACGCTCAGGTCTCGACGGTCATGGACGATTCGTTCCCCGTGGTGAACGAAACGACCCCGGTATCCTCGGTGACCGGGATGATGAGCGACTGCGGCGCCGTCCTGGTCGCCAAGAAAGGGAAGCTCGTCGGCATGATCACCAAGGCCGACATCCTGAAACTGGTCTGATGACTTCACCAAGAGCGTCGGCGGATCTCCGTCAGGCCGGTCCTGGAAAGGCGGTACTGGCACATATCCGACGGTATGCGGAGGTTATCCCCGAAGACCGCGCGGGCGTCGTTCTCGACGGGCCCCGTGTCCTTCCCGAACCTCCCGCTCAGGTGCACCAGGAACAGGTACCTGCAGCCGGCCTCCAGCGCGTCGCGGGCCGCTTCGGCCGCCGTGCTGTGGAAGCGCTCCTCCGCCATGGCCGCCTCAGCCGAGGAGTATGTGGATTCGTGGATGATCGCATCGGCCCCTTTCGATGCCTCCACGATCGACCTGCAGGGGCGGGTATCGCCGGTGTACACCACCGACAGGCCTGGGTGGGGCGGGCCCGTGATGTCCTCCAGCCTGATCCCCCTGACCGTCCCTCCCTTCTCGAGCTCGGAGAACTCCGGCCCGGTTATGCCGTATCCCTTCGCCTTCTGGGCATCGATCTTCCCGCGCGAGGGCGGCTCGGACAGCCGGTAGCCCAGGGACGGCACGCCGTGGACGGTCGCGAACGCCTCCGCCTCCAGGTTCCCGATGGGCACCCTGTCCCCCGGCGACAGGTCCCTGGAGTCCACTTTGTAATCGAACTCCCCGCCGCAGACCCTGTTCACCATGTCGAGGGCGTCCGAGAACCCCTCGGGCCCGCATACGGTGAGCGGGTCCTTCCGTCCCATGAGCCCCATCGTCTGCATCAGGCCCGGGAGGCCGTAGAAATGGTCCCCGTGGAGATGCGTCACCAGGACCGCGGAGACCTTCATGAGGGAGAACGGGGAGACCATGAGCTGGCGCTGGGTCCCCTCGCCGCAGTCGAAGAGGACGACCTCCGGCCCGCTGCGGACCGCGACGCACGGGAGGCCCCGGTCCCTGGACGGGACGCTCGCCCCGGTCCCCAGGAACAGAATGTCCATCATCCCGCGCGCCTCCGGATAATGTACCGGACTTCCTCAGTACACGGAGTCCAGGGACCTCTCGGTCTTGGTCTCCTTCTTGTACTGCTTGTAGTGCTCCTTGCACAGATGGACCGAGCGCGCCCCGGAGTCCTTCAGCTTCAGGGAGCATTTCGCAACCTGCTTCATGTTGAGGGAGCGCTCAGCCTCGCAGCTGCAGCCCTCCACATCGCATATCTCGACCTTGGCCCCATGGCCAGCCGTTCCTGACATGCTGCGGTCATCGCCGTCGGGATATAAATTTCGGACGGTCGGACAACAGACCCAGAGGTCGGGCCGACGGCAATACTTTTTACCTGATTCGGCGATTGGCGGTGCATGACCAAGATTGCCCCGTCGATGCTCTCATGCGATTTCTCCAGGCTCGGTGAGGAGCTGGCGAGGATCGAGAGGTCCGGGGCCGACTGGGCCCACCTCGACGTCATGGACGGGATGTTCGTCCCCAACCTGACCTTCGGAGCGCCGGTGATAAAGTGCGCCAGGAAATGCTGCGGGCTGCCGTTCGACGCCCACCTTATGATCGAGGACCCCGTGCGCTACGTAGAGGATTTCGCGAAAGCGGGATGCGACTCGATCACCGTGCACGCGGAGGCCGACGGCGACGTGATGGCCGCCGTGAAGAAGATCAAGGACCTGGGCCTGAGGGCGGGGATCACCATCAACCCGCCGGCGGACGTCAGCATGCTGGACCCCTATCTTGACAAGGTCGACATGGTCCTCATAATG
Coding sequences within:
- a CDS encoding CBS domain-containing protein; its protein translation is MRKAMDVTQTELAKQSGVSQSTIAKIERGRISASYDTVVKLFETLDDMAKGGKHDITAADVASKDIVSVQSTDRVRVASELMRTTGFSQLPVLKGDTPVGSISEKSIFEKIRAGKTMEELKDAQVSTVMDDSFPVVNETTPVSSVTGMMSDCGAVLVAKKGKLVGMITKADILKLV
- a CDS encoding ribonuclease Z, which encodes MMDILFLGTGASVPSRDRGLPCVAVRSGPEVVLFDCGEGTQRQLMVSPFSLMKVSAVLVTHLHGDHFYGLPGLMQTMGLMGRKDPLTVCGPEGFSDALDMVNRVCGGEFDYKVDSRDLSPGDRVPIGNLEAEAFATVHGVPSLGYRLSEPPSRGKIDAQKAKGYGITGPEFSELEKGGTVRGIRLEDITGPPHPGLSVVYTGDTRPCRSIVEASKGADAIIHESTYSSAEAAMAEERFHSTAAEAARDALEAGCRYLFLVHLSGRFGKDTGPVENDARAVFGDNLRIPSDMCQYRLSRTGLTEIRRRSW
- the rpe gene encoding ribulose-phosphate 3-epimerase — protein: MTKIAPSMLSCDFSRLGEELARIERSGADWAHLDVMDGMFVPNLTFGAPVIKCARKCCGLPFDAHLMIEDPVRYVEDFAKAGCDSITVHAEADGDVMAAVKKIKDLGLRAGITINPPADVSMLDPYLDKVDMVLIMTVNAGFGGQKFHPECLPKIEAVRRWAEDHNPALDISVDGGINRETGKLCADAGANVLVAGSALFKLPDMTEEIALWKKFGRD